In Streptomyces sp. Li-HN-5-11, the sequence ATGAGGCGGTCGGCGCGTCTTGCGTCGCCGGGCGCGTGACGCTCCCGCAGGGCCAGCGCGAGGTGGGCGGTGCCCTCGAACCACACACCGTTGCGGTCGGGCCTGGGCTGCGACGGCGCGATCGGCGCGTCCTCGTTCGCCATCAGGGAGGCCGAGCTGAACGTGACGCCCTCGTACGACTGGCCCGAGGGGACGGTGCTGTTGGGCCGCCCGGCGGTGTCCACGACCTTCAGGTGCGCCGCCGCCCAGTCCAGGGAACCGGCGTGGCGGCGGTCGCGGAGCGCGAGGTGACTCCAGGTCTGGGTGTCCTCCGGGATCGGGGAGGTGTTGATGGTGACGCCGTCGTTGGTGCCGGTGTAGAAGAACCCGCCCGAGCTCTCCCACATCCTGCCGACGAACGCCGCGGCGCGCGCCCGCCGCCGCAGCCAGACGCCGTCACCGGTCAACCGGGCGAGCCGCCCGAAGAGACCCACCAGATCGATGTTGTGCTCGGTGCCGCTGTAGGGCAGCTTGTTGTTCGCGCCGTCCACGCCGAACCTGTAGCCGCCCAGGGGCTGATCGGTGCGGGCGTTGGTCTCCACCCAGGTGCCGATGCGGACGGCGCCCGCCAGGAAGCGGCGTGCGCCGGTGCGTTCGGCCAGTGCCGCCAGGGCGATGCCCGCCCACGCCATGTCCCCGACTGCGGTACCGGTGAAGCCGAACTGGGTGCCCACGTTCACGGTGCCGTCCGCGTGCACGAACCCGTCGGGCTGCGGGGAGCCGTCGTAGAAGACGTACGGGCCCACGTTGTAGGCCTGGCGGAGCCTGCCGTCGTCGTACTGGGGGTCATGGGCCTGCGCGTACAGCAGCGCGTCGCCGAGCGCCACCGCCCTGGCCCGCGAGGCGGGGCCGGGGTGAGCCAGGTGGGCGAGGACCGCGAGGGCGTTGTCGTAGGTGAACGCGGTGCTGAACAGACCTGCCTGGTCGGCGTAGCTCTGCGCCAGCCGGGTGGTGCCGTGGCCGGGGTATCCGTCCATGGCGGCGTCGAGGAAGGCGTAGGCGCGAGCGCGGGCGCTGTCCCAAGCGGCGGTCCCGGGCCCGGTGGCACTCGCGGCATCCGCGGCGCCGGTGGCACCCGCGGCGGCGCCGGTGGCGGCGCGGGCCGCGCCGGTGCCGAGCACCGACAGTGCCGCGACGGCGGTGCCGGTCCCGAGGAGTGTCCGGCGGGTGATCCCCGGAACCCGCCGGTCCGTGGGCACCGCGGATACGCGGTCCTCGGGATGACGTCGCACGCCGGCCATGGGGCCTCCTCGTCATGTCCGCGTTCAATCTGAGAACGCTCTCAAGGGTGGGCCACATTGTGGTGTCGCCGACAAGACAGGTCAAGGATCGCCCGGATCGACGCCCGACCGACTGGGCCTACGCCTGCGGCTCATTACCCGTTCGGCCAGCTCAGGCCCCTGCTCGGGGACACGAGGCAACGGATGAGTTGGTTCGACTCGACGTCACGCTTTGAACGGGTTGCGTCTTCTGTGAGCGCTCTCAGGCGCGCCAAGTGCCGTGCCGTCACCCGGAAACGCGGGTCAGTTGCTTCGTCGGGGCGTCTGGGAGCGGAAGCTGTGGCCGAGTTCCGGCCCGAGCCCGTAGTAGTGGCGGAAGTTGTAGATCAGCGGGCTCCATGCGGCTGGATCGACATGCTGGGAGCCGGGGACGACGATCCGCGAGTCGGCGTGAACCTTGAGCACATGGGCTTCGACGATCAGGAACGCTTCGGTGGCATCGGTGCGGACTCGAACGGCACGGGCCTCCATCTGAAGGGGACACTCGGCGACCCGGGGTGGCCGGACCAGCTCCGAGGGTTCAGGTCGCAAACCGGCCGCAGTGAACTTGTCCGGCTCGAAGCGGAAAGTGCCCCGCTTGTGCACGGGGACCGGAATGCGTCCGGTCAGCGGCGCCAGCCGTTCCACCGCCGGCCACTGATCGGGCGTGGGAAAGTTGATCACCAGGTCGTGGCGGCTGCGCAGATTGTCGGCGGTCTGTCCTCCGGTACCCACCCCGAGGACGATCACCTGGCCGAGTGCCCAGGCCGAGGACATCGGAGCCAGGTTGAAGGTGCCGTTCTCGTTCTCCGTGGACAGCAGCACGACGGGCGTTCCGAAGTACAGAATGCTCGGCGTGATGGTCATGTGACCGGCCGACGTGTCGTTGCGTACCCCACTGGGCGTCGCGGTGTTCATGGGTTCGACCGTAGGGCGAAGTCCTTTCGGTGCCCGCCGAAGCATGGCGGAAAACTCGTCCGGACATACCGATGCCGGGGCCGTCGCCGGGAAGTCGCAGACAAGTAGCAGGGAAGTCCCGCAGATGCCACACCGTGTGACTGGCCCGAGGCGGGCCTCCACGGCCGGCCGAGGAGAAAGCGGTCCAGGAACAGTCGCGACCACGCCGAGCCCTGGCCTGCCGCCTGCCCCTTTGCCGGCGGCGGGCCATCGCGCGCGCCCGCTGACCGTTCGAGCGGATTCAGCAGGTGGGACTGCTGGATATCTTTAGTCCGGTGACGCTGTAAGCGTTCGTGGACACTGTTTAGGCCGCCATCGGCACGGGTGCCGGTTTTCAGACCCGGGTTATCGATTTCCGGACGGAACCAGTTGTTGCCCTTTACAGATGTAGTCGGCACTGACCAAGAATGATTGGGAAGTTTGAGGTTCGATTCACTGCTTGGTGCTGCTGAGCACACCGCTCACGTTCAGTACCTCGTGACATCCCTGCGCCCGGCGGCCGGTGGCCGGAGTGCCCGGCTCCGCGCAGGTCACTTCGATGGTCACGGTGTCGTTCGCGGGGATCTTGATGGGGGTGACCCAGTGGTAGTCCTGGTTGCGGAAGGTCTCCAGGGCGATCGTAGTGATCTTGCGGTCGCCGAAGGTGATCGTCATCACCCCTTCGTCGCCCTGGAAGTTGGCGACAACGATGTCCGTCACGCCGAATACGCTCATCTCGGGAACTTTGTAGGTGCCGGTCTTGGTCTCTCCGCCGGACGTCGCCAGGTCGATGGTCGCCGAGCTCTGCTGACCGCCGCCGACCGTGTTGCCGTCGCCGGTGGAGGTGCCGTCGCGGCCCGATCCGGATCCCAGACCCCGGCCCGTTCCCTGGGCGCCGGGCGACGCGCCGGCACTGCCGCCGGAACCGTTGCCGGGTGCCTGCCCGTTGCCGCCCTGCTCCCCGGCCGGCGTGGGCCGCGGCTGGACCGCCTCGTCGGCCGCCTCCTTCGCGGCGCTGCGCACCGCCGGGCGGACCAGCGCGAACCAGGCGAGCAGCAGGGCGAGCAGCGCCGCGAGCAGGGCGAGCAGCCACTTGGGGAAGACGGGAATCTGGACGAACTCCCCGTCCAGCGGAGGCCGGTGGACGGTCTCGTCCGGCCGGCTCCCCTCCCGGTCCCCGGTCTCGGTCTCGGCGGTGTCCACGGTGAAGGGCCACACCACCGGGGAGCCGAACCACACCGGCTTGCCCGTACGGACCCGCAGCCCGACCTCGACCGACTCGCCGGGCTCCAGCTTCGGCTCGGCCGGGTTGAAGGCGAACGCCAGCTCCTCGCCCGCCTGGCCGGGGGTGAACCCCACCTGGACCGGGGTGTTGCCCTCGTTGCGCACCGCCAGCCGGTAGCGGCCGCGCAGCCAGCCGCGCCGGCGGCGCGGGAGCAACTCGGTGCGCAGCTCGTGGAACTCCTCGACGTGCACGGTGCTTTCGGGGACCCGTACCGCCTCGGGGTGCTCGGCCGGCAGGACCCTTACCGCGAGGGGCATCTCACCGGCCCGGATCTCCGGGGAGCGCGGCGGTTCCAGCCGGATCGTGACCGTCTCGGACGTGCCC encodes:
- a CDS encoding Tat pathway signal sequence domain protein, with amino-acid sequence MAGVRRHPEDRVSAVPTDRRVPGITRRTLLGTGTAVAALSVLGTGAARAATGAAAGATGAADAASATGPGTAAWDSARARAYAFLDAAMDGYPGHGTTRLAQSYADQAGLFSTAFTYDNALAVLAHLAHPGPASRARAVALGDALLYAQAHDPQYDDGRLRQAYNVGPYVFYDGSPQPDGFVHADGTVNVGTQFGFTGTAVGDMAWAGIALAALAERTGARRFLAGAVRIGTWVETNARTDQPLGGYRFGVDGANNKLPYSGTEHNIDLVGLFGRLARLTGDGVWLRRRARAAAFVGRMWESSGGFFYTGTNDGVTINTSPIPEDTQTWSHLALRDRRHAGSLDWAAAHLKVVDTAGRPNSTVPSGQSYEGVTFSSASLMANEDAPIAPSQPRPDRNGVWFEGTAHLALALRERHAPGDARRADRLIASIERAQDNLGQGQTVGGTALPARSGVVSASSPLDTGFGFGYYPYRHLGATAWYLLAAARLNPLR
- a CDS encoding flavin reductase family protein, producing MNTATPSGVRNDTSAGHMTITPSILYFGTPVVLLSTENENGTFNLAPMSSAWALGQVIVLGVGTGGQTADNLRSRHDLVINFPTPDQWPAVERLAPLTGRIPVPVHKRGTFRFEPDKFTAAGLRPEPSELVRPPRVAECPLQMEARAVRVRTDATEAFLIVEAHVLKVHADSRIVVPGSQHVDPAAWSPLIYNFRHYYGLGPELGHSFRSQTPRRSN
- a CDS encoding hydrolytic protein, translating into MTTSAASSGPGAPGLGIPVVTVTPGGTATTSLTVRNDSDIVEAYSLEVVGDCASWSTVEPARVSLYPGTSETVTIRLEPPRSPEIRAGEMPLAVRVLPAEHPEAVRVPESTVHVEEFHELRTELLPRRRRGWLRGRYRLAVRNEGNTPVQVGFTPGQAGEELAFAFNPAEPKLEPGESVEVGLRVRTGKPVWFGSPVVWPFTVDTAETETGDREGSRPDETVHRPPLDGEFVQIPVFPKWLLALLAALLALLLAWFALVRPAVRSAAKEAADEAVQPRPTPAGEQGGNGQAPGNGSGGSAGASPGAQGTGRGLGSGSGRDGTSTGDGNTVGGGQQSSATIDLATSGGETKTGTYKVPEMSVFGVTDIVVANFQGDEGVMTITFGDRKITTIALETFRNQDYHWVTPIKIPANDTVTIEVTCAEPGTPATGRRAQGCHEVLNVSGVLSSTKQ